Proteins from a genomic interval of Cyclopterus lumpus isolate fCycLum1 chromosome 18, fCycLum1.pri, whole genome shotgun sequence:
- the mblac1 gene encoding metallo-beta-lactamase domain-containing protein 1: protein METIMGKDSKVVCGGFQTVPLSESRSDFPGQPYSVSVLKAGYCLLQADGTIRADGTITLITGPRTILVDTGGPWDRDFLLETLKERGLGPGDIDVVVGTHGHSDHIGNLSLFPTAVMIVGYDVSEGDAYRPNKLAEGHAYRIDEHVSVVPSPGHTGQHVSVQVTGTSEGTVLVAGDLFECCSDEDSWRDVSMDTAVQEVSRLEALRTADVIIPGHGLPFRVLRNS from the exons ATGGAGACCATAATGGGGAAAGACAGTAAAGTGGTCTGTGGGGGGTTTCAAACAGTCCCTCTCTCAGAGTCCCGGTCGGACTTCCCCGGTCAGCCGTACTCCGTGTCCGTCCTTAAAGCCGGATACTGTCTCCTCCAGGCCGACGGGACGATCCGGGCTGATGGGACCATCACCCTCATAACGGGACCCAGGACTATCCTGGTGGATACCGGCGGGCCGTGGGACCGGGACTTCCTCCTGGAGACGCTGAAGGAGAGGGGTCTGGGACCGGGGGACATTGACGTGGTCGTGGGGACTCACGGACACTCGGACCACATTGGGAATCTGAGTCTTTTCCCAACAGCGGTGATGATTGTCGGATATGACGTCAGTGAAGGGGACGCGTACCGTCCCAACAAACTGGCAGAAGGGCACGCGTACCGTATTGACGAGCAT GTGTCCGTCGTTCCCAGTCCGGGCCACACGGGACAACATGTCAGCGTCCAGGTAACGGGAACCTCAGAGGGCACAGTGCTCGTTGCCGGGGACTTGTTTGAGTGCTGCTCTGACGAGGACAGCTGGCGGGATGTGAGCATGGACACTGCAGTGCAGGAGGTGAGCCGCCTGGAGGCGCTCCGCACCGCTGATGTCATCATACCGGGACATGGACTCCCTTTCAGAGTCCTCAGGAACTCATGA